Proteins encoded in a region of the Panthera tigris isolate Pti1 chromosome B2, P.tigris_Pti1_mat1.1, whole genome shotgun sequence genome:
- the LOC102968350 gene encoding 40S ribosomal protein S12-like has translation MYVFLDIISQESSMAALNNYQKKKKKILEAQVHFRFGSTITHHHREEGIAAGGVMDVNTALQEVLETTLIHGGLARGIREAVKALDKHQARLCLLASSWDEPLSVCQVGGEALCAEHQINLIKVDDDRKLGEWVGLCKINREGKSYKVVGCSCVVVKTICGRESQAKDVIEEYFKCKN, from the coding sequence ATGTATGTCTTTCTTGACATCATTAGCCAGGAGTCTTCCATGGCTGCCTTAAataactatcaaaaaaaaaaaaaaaaaatcctggaggCTCAGGTGCACTTTAGATTTGGCTCCACCATAACCCACCACCACAGGGAGGAAGGCATTGCTGCTGGAGGTGTAATGGACGTTAATACTGCTTTACAAGAGGTGCTGGAGACCACCCTCATCCACGGTGGCCTAGCACGTGGAATTCGCGAAGCTGTCAAAGCCTTAGACAAGCATCAAGCCCGTCTTTGTCTGCTTGCATCCAGCTGGGATGAGCCTCTCTCTGTATGTCAAGTTGGTGGGGAGGCCCTTTGTGCTGAACACCAAATCAACCTCATTAAGGTTGATGACGACAGGAAACTGGGGGAATGGGTCGGCCTCTGTAAAATTAACAGGGAGGGAAAATCCTATAAAGTGGTTGGTTGCAGTTGTGTAGTGGTTAAGACCATCTGTGGCAGAGAGTCTCAGGCCAAGGATGTCATTGAGGAATACTTCAAATGCAAgaattga